The Aureibacillus halotolerans genome includes a region encoding these proteins:
- a CDS encoding ABC transporter ATP-binding protein, translating into MLLQADFRSIYYSPKTPILENVVFTIEEGQWIGLLGANGSGKSTTIKRLLGLHEGSDGSLHQRDGLRIGYIPERPIVYDTLTFKEHLELCAASFELNAWDTSIDELIRRFEMEEALHRFPNEFSKGMQQKLMIILAMLPQPDLLIVDEPFMGLDPFANNALLELLTEEVANGRSVLMCTHLVDIAEKYCDSFILLGQNKMLAEGPLDELQRVANLPDGSLIDCFQTLHQTGRKDK; encoded by the coding sequence ATGCTACTGCAAGCAGATTTTCGTTCCATATACTATTCTCCCAAGACGCCCATTCTAGAGAATGTTGTGTTTACGATCGAAGAAGGACAGTGGATTGGCTTATTGGGGGCAAACGGCTCGGGCAAATCGACGACCATTAAACGATTGCTAGGTCTTCATGAAGGGTCAGATGGCTCCCTTCATCAACGAGATGGGCTTCGTATTGGGTATATTCCTGAACGACCGATTGTCTATGATACGCTTACCTTTAAGGAACATTTAGAGCTCTGTGCAGCATCCTTTGAACTGAACGCATGGGACACGTCAATTGATGAGCTCATTCGCCGTTTTGAGATGGAAGAAGCACTTCATCGTTTTCCGAATGAATTCTCTAAAGGAATGCAGCAAAAGCTAATGATCATTCTTGCGATGCTTCCACAGCCCGACCTGCTCATTGTCGATGAGCCATTTATGGGCTTAGATCCTTTTGCGAACAATGCGCTACTTGAGTTACTGACAGAGGAAGTGGCAAATGGACGGAGTGTGTTAATGTGCACTCATCTCGTCGATATTGCTGAAAAGTATTGCGACTCGTTTATTCTGTTAGGGCAGAACAAAATGCTCGCCGAAGGACCACTGGACGAATTGCAGCGCGTCGCAAACCTTCCCGACGGCAGCTTAATTGATTGCTTTCAAACATTGCATCAAACAGGACGTAAGGACAAATGA
- a CDS encoding ABC transporter permease translates to MNVRHLYQIRMKEWRKKQWGLFKLLFDWVIAVYFIIPLLVVGTIQWRTIYISPPDFLQELPVATVSLVLMAIVSTNSFRSHFQEADVLFLARQRSFSEGMIRLGKFHIVRFELLKLVLCLLFFLPLWHFYEPPYISFLFSMIFAYKLYRIAYIHLRFHEKLGGILYALPLLCALIGKPWIGGAIALCLGVIYGWRFTRGKSNDPFMSWLAYEEKQATRFIQMIFIGSQSSMKKAGVSDLKPVVKPMAFSSWTIKSKAPEKVLQHIFAKWLLRHWQLLLLLITILGLGSVGIIMLPSWVPIIISIGTLIAVYHFINAVWRYFIEQPFLKMLFTTKKVKDAAHEQLVLAFVGPCALLLVLIGCWRLFVLSF, encoded by the coding sequence ATGAACGTACGTCACTTATATCAAATACGGATGAAAGAGTGGCGGAAGAAGCAATGGGGGCTGTTCAAACTTCTGTTTGATTGGGTCATTGCTGTCTATTTTATAATTCCATTGCTCGTCGTCGGAACGATTCAGTGGAGAACGATCTATATCTCTCCCCCAGATTTTCTGCAAGAGCTTCCAGTCGCTACCGTCAGTCTAGTGCTCATGGCGATCGTTTCAACAAATAGCTTTCGAAGTCATTTTCAAGAGGCCGATGTGTTGTTTTTAGCAAGACAACGCTCGTTTTCCGAAGGCATGATTCGTTTAGGAAAGTTCCATATTGTCCGCTTCGAACTTTTAAAGCTTGTGCTTTGTTTGCTTTTCTTTTTGCCTCTTTGGCATTTCTATGAACCTCCATATATTTCCTTTTTATTTTCAATGATTTTCGCCTATAAACTTTACCGGATCGCCTACATTCATTTACGCTTCCATGAAAAACTTGGTGGCATTTTATATGCATTGCCGCTTCTATGTGCGCTCATTGGAAAACCATGGATTGGTGGCGCAATAGCGCTATGTCTCGGCGTCATTTACGGCTGGAGGTTTACGAGAGGAAAAAGTAATGATCCCTTTATGTCTTGGCTGGCCTACGAAGAAAAGCAAGCCACTCGATTTATACAGATGATCTTTATCGGTTCACAATCGAGCATGAAAAAAGCTGGCGTTAGCGATTTAAAACCGGTTGTTAAACCGATGGCCTTTTCTTCATGGACAATCAAATCGAAGGCACCCGAAAAGGTTCTTCAGCATATTTTTGCTAAATGGCTTTTACGCCACTGGCAATTGCTACTGCTTCTCATTACGATCCTTGGTCTTGGCAGCGTCGGTATCATTATGTTGCCATCTTGGGTTCCTATCATCATAAGCATAGGTACGCTTATTGCTGTGTATCATTTTATCAATGCCGTCTGGCGATATTTTATTGAACAGCCTTTCTTGAAAATGCTTTTTACGACGAAAAAGGTTAAGGACGCTGCACATGAACAGCTGGTCCTCGCCTTTGTTGGTCCTTGTGCATTGCTGCTCGTTCTTATAGGTTGCTGGCGCTTGTTCGTTTTATCGTTTTAA